CTGCGTGCGCTGATCGTGTCGGCATGCGACGGCCTGGGCGCTGCGGTTAACCCTGACCCGATCGTCGCGGAGACGGTGAAGAACCTGTACGACGGCGTGCCGATGAGCCAGGTCTACGACTCGGCGATCCTCGCTGCGCGCACGATGATCGAAAAGGACCCGGCGTACAGCCAGGTCACGGCCCGCATCCTGCTGCACACGATCCGTCGCGAGATCCTCGGCGAGGAAGTCGTGCAGGCCGAGATGTCGACCCGCTACGCCGAATACTTCCCGCAGTTCCTGAAGCGCGGCGTCGACGCCGGCCTGCTCGACGACAAGCTGCTGCAGTTCGACCTGAAGCGCCTCGGCGAAGCGCTCGACGCGAACCGCGACCTGCAGTTCGGCTACCTCGGCCTGCAGACGCTGTACGACCGCTACTTCCTGCACGTCGAAGGCACCCGCATCGAAATGCCGCAGGCCTTCTTCATGCGCGTCGCGATGGGCCTGTCGCTGAACGAGATCGACCGCGAAACGCGCGCGATCGAGTTCTACAACGTGCTGTCGAGCTTCGACTTCATGAGCTCGACGCCGACGCTGTTCAACTCGGGCACGCACCGCTCGCAGCTGTCGTCGTGCTACCTGACGACGGTCGCGGACGATCTCGACGGCATCTATGAAGCGCTGAAGGAAAACGCGCTGCTGTCGAAGTTCGCCGGCGGCCTCGGCAACGACTGGACGCGCGTGCGCGCCCTCGGCTCGCATATCAAGGGCACGAACGGCAAGTCGCAAGGCGTGGTCCCGTTCCTGAAGGTCGTGAACGACACGGCCGTCGCGGTGAACCAGGGCGGCAAGCGCAAGGGCGCGGTCTGCGCGTACCTCGAATCGTGGCACCTCGACATCGAGGAGTTCCTGGAGCTGCGCAAGAACACCGGTGACGACCGTCGCCGTACGCACGACATGAACACGGCGAACTGGATTCCCGACCTGTTCATGAAGCGCGTGATGGAAGGCGGCGACTGGACGCTGTTCTCGCCGTCGACCTGCCCGGACCTGCACGACAAGTTCGGCGCCGATTTCGAGAAGGCTTACACGGCTTACGAAGACAAGGTCGCGCGCGGCGAGATCAAGCTGTTCAAGAAGATCCCGGCGGCGCAGCTGTGGCGCAAGATGCTCGGCATGCTGTTCGAGACGGGCCACCCGTGGATCACGTTCAAGGATCCGTGCAACGTGCGCTCGCCGCAGCAGCACGTCGGCGTCGTCCACTCGTCGAACCTGTGCACGGAAATCACGCTGAACACGAGCGACACCGAAATCGCGGTGTGCAACCTCGGCTCGGTGAACCTCGTCGCCCACCTGGTGAAGCAGGCCGACGGCAGCTACGCGCTCGACCACGACAAGCTGAAGCGCACGATCAGCGTCGCGATGCGCATGCTCGACAACGTGATCGACATCAACTACTACGCGGTGCCGAAGGCGCGTAACTCGAACCTGAAGCACCGCCCGGTCGGGATGGGCATCATGGGCTTCCAGGACTGCCTGCACCTGCTGCGTACGCCGTACGCGTCGGAAGCGGCGGTCGAGTTCGCCGATCGTTCGATGGAAGCCGTCTGCTACTACGCGTACCACGCGTCGACCGAGCTGGCCGAAGAACGCGGCCGCTACTCGAGCTACCGCGGCTCGCTGTGGGATCGCGGCATCCTCCCGCAGGACACGCTGAAGCTGCTGGCCGAAGCGCGCGGCGGCTACGTCGAGGTCGACACGTCGGAATCGCTCGACTGGACGGCGCTGCGTGCGCGGATCGCCACGCACGGCATGCGCAACTCGAACTGCGTCGCGATCGCGCCGACGGCGACGATCTCGAACATCATCGGCGTGTCGGCCTGTATCGAGCCGACCTTCCAGAACCTGTACGTGAAGTCGAACCTGTCGGGCGAATTCACGGTGGTGAACGAGTACCTCGTCCGCGACCTGAAGGAACGCGGCCTGTGGGACGAAGTGATGGTCGCCGACCTGAAGTACTTCGACGGCATGCTGTCGCGCATCGACCGCATCCCGGCCGACCTGCGCGCGATCTACGCGACCGCGTTCGAGGTCGACCCGACGTGGCTGGTCGAAGCGGCATCGCGTCGCCAGAAGTGGATCGACCAGGCGCAGTCGCTGAACATCTACATGGGCGGCGCATCGGGCAAGAAGCTCGACGAGGTGTACAAGCTCGCATGGCTGCGCGGCCTGAAGACGACCTACTACCTCCGCACGATGGCGGCGACGCACGTCGAGAAGTCGACGGTCGCACACGGCGCGCTGAACGCAGTGCCGACGGGCGGTGCAGGCAGCGGCGGCTCGAGCAGCGGCGGCGCGCAAGGCGCAGCGGGCGGCTTCGGTGCGGCAGGCGGCGCTGCGTCGTCGGGCGCGGTCAACGCTGCAGCGGCGCTCGCGCCGGTCGAAGCAGACGGCCCGGTGTGCACGATGCGTCCGGGCGACCCCGGCTTCGACGAGTGCGAAGCGTGCCAGTAACGCAGTGCGCCTGACCTGAGAAGCAGGCCTGGGCGGCGCACACGACGACCGATCGAGGTTGAAGTGTGCGCCGCTCTCAACTAAAAAAATGATAAGGAATCTGTAACGCGACACCTGCGTTGCAGGCAATGACAAGCGATCGAAACATCCCCGACGACGTCGCGTTTCGATCAGCGTTCGATGCGTCGAGCGCACCTCGCGATACAAGCGCGACTCACATCGCGCGCTGCATGAACGACGATGCGTTGCTCAAAGTGTTGTATCGAGGTCGCAACGCGAATCGAAAAAAGGATTTTTCGTGAGCGAACCCTTTTATCGCTCAGGAAAAGATGGTACAAACCGTTCTAAATTGATGGTGAGAATTTATGCTCAACTGGGATGACGAGAAGACTGCCGTAACCCCCGCGAGCGGAGCGCAGCAAAACGCGATGCGCACCTCCGCCGGGATGGCTGTCGGAATGCAGGCCGCAACGCCTGCCGCCCATCAGGTCCGTGACATTTTCGAAGGCGATCTCGCGGTGCCGCCGCAAGCATCGGCTGTTCCCGCCGGCGGTACGGAAGCGCGGGTCAATGTCGCCGACAAGCGCATCATCAACGGCCAGACTGACGTCAATCAGCTGGTGCCGTTCAAGTACAAGTGGGCGTGGGAAAAGTATCTGGCCGGTTGCGCGAACCACTGGATGCCGCAGGAAATCAACATGTCCCGCGACATCGCACTGTGGAAGGACCCGAACGGTCTGACCGAGGACGAGCGCCGCATCGTGAAGCGCAACCTCGGTTTCTTCGTGACGGCCGATTCGCTCGCGGCGAACAACATCGTGCTCGGCACGTACCGCCACATCACGGCGCCCGAGTGCCGGCAGTTCCTGCTGCGCCAGGCGTTCGAGGAAGCGATCCACACGCACGCGTACCAATACATCGTCGAATCGCTCGGTCTCGACGAAGGCGAGATCTTCAACGCGTACCACGAGGTCACGTCGATCCGCGCGAAGGACGAATTCCTGATCCCGTTCATTCATACGCTGACGGACCCGGCCTTCAAGACCGGCACGCTCGAAGCGGATCAGAAGCTGCTGAAGTCGCTGATCGTGTTCGCCTGCATCATGGAAGGCCTGTTCTTCTATGTCGGGTTTACGCAGATCCTCGCACTCGGCCGCCAGAACAAGATGACGGGTGCTGCAGAGCAGTATCAGTACATCCTGCGCGACGAGTCGATGCACTGCAACTTCGGCATCGACCTGATCAACCAGATCAAGCTCGAGAATCCGCATCTCTGGACCGCCGAATTCCGCGCCGAGATCCGCGAGCTGTTCAAGCAGGCTGTCGAACTCGAATACCGCTACGCCGAGGACACGATGCCGCGCGGCGTGCTGGGTTTGAACGCGTCGATGTTCAAGAGCTATCTGCGCTTCATCAGCAACCGCCGTTGCCAGCAGATCGGCCTCGATCCGCTGTTCCCGAACGAGGAAAACCCGTTCCCGTGGATGAGCGAGATGATCGACCTGAAGAAGGAACGCAACTTCTTCGAGACGCGTGTGATCGAGTATCAGACGGGGGCGCGCTGTCCTGGGAATAACCCGCAGCAGCGAACCCGTTACATGATGGAGCAGCCGGTGGCCTCTCGGCCCCGGCCCAAGGTTTAGGAGCAAGAACGCCTGATGCAAAGCATGCCCGGTGCCTTAACGGCCCAACGATACGACAGGCACTTTGCGAACCCTTCAGTGGGATGGGCAAACTTCCCTCCGGAAAAAGCGGACGGCCGTGTGGTGGTCCGCTTGATCAAGCGATTAGGGGTAGCGGCGCGAGGTGCGCCGGCTACCGACTTGATTTGGCGCGCGAGGCCGAGTGGTCACGCGCGCCATACCGTATTCATTAGCGTAAGCGCGCGGTATCTGCGTACGCCGATGAATAGCCCGCTTCGAAGCGCACGTCCTGAACAGCGTCCGTGGGAAGCGGGTTTTGACGAAGGGTGTAGTTTGAACTGACTCTCATCTGAACCTGAAGGAGAACAACATGGCTACTGCCAAGAAGAAACCGGCTGCTAAGAAGGTTGCTGCCAAGAAGACCGTTGCGAAGAAGGCTGCCGCTCCGGCGAAGAAGGCCGCGGTGAAGAAGGTTGCTGCGAAGAAGGTCGCGGTGAAGAAGGTTGCCGCGAAGAAGGCAGCACCGGCGAAGAAGGCCGCTGCAAAGAAGGTCGCAGCCAAGAAGGTCGCAACGAAGAAGGTTGCAGCCAAGAAGGTCGCAGCGAAGAAAGTCGCGGTGAAGAAGGTTGCTGCAAAGAAGGCAGCACCGGCTAAGAAGGCCGCCGCGAAGAAGGTTGCAGCCAAGAAAGTCGCAGTGAAGAAGGTTGCTGCGAAGAAGGCCGCACCGGCGAAGAAGGCTGCTGCCAAGAAGGCTGCGCCTGCGAAGAAGGCTGCTGCGAAGAAGGCCGCGCCTGCGAAGAAGGCTGCTGCGAAGAAGGCCGCGCCCGCCAAGAAGGCTGCCCCTGCGAAGAAGGCTGCCGCACCGGCGAAGAAGGCTGCTGCTCCGAAGAAGACCGTCGTGAAGAAGGCTGCGCCGGCAACGACCGCGTCGACCGCATCGGTTGCGCCGGCATCGGGCGTGAAGACCGCGCTCAACCCGGCAGCAGCATGGCCGTTCCCGACCGGCAGCCGTCCGTAATCGCGGCTGAGCAGCATCACCCGGACACTCACGTGGTGTCCGTGGGTTGAGTAGCGCTACTCAATCAGTCCCGCCATCTGGCTCAGGTGGCGGGATTTTTTTCGTCCGCACGCGTCGTCGATGGGGCGCCGATCAGCTCGCCGACGCGAGCGCGGACGAAAAAAAACGCATGTGCGGTTTCGCACATGCGTTCGACCGCGGCTTGCGCCGCGTGCTGAGGATATCGGTTAGTGCGTGACGCGCGTGACGCCGCCGCTCGACAGCAGGCGTACCCGCTCGCCGGCGCGGAATGCTTCGCCGCTGGCTGCCTGCGTGATCGAGCGCAGATCGCCGTTGTCGAGGCGCACGGTGATTTCGACACCGTTCGCCGTGCTGAGGTTTTCGCCGACCGCGTTACCCGCGACCGCACCGACGAGGCCGCCGGCAATCGCCGTCAGGATCGAGCCTTTGCCGCCGCCGATCGCGCTGCCCGCGACCGCGCCGAGTGCGCCGCCGCCGAGCGTGCCGATCGCGCTGCCGCCGCCGTCGGACTGAATGCGCACCGCACGCACGCTTTCGACCGTGCCCATGCGGACCGTCTGTTCGCGCTGCGCCTGGCCGACGCTATAGACATCCGCCGAACCGGGTGCCGTGAAGCAGCCGGCGAGGGTCAGCGTGGCCGTCAGCATGGCCGCGAGCGTGAGGGTTTTTTTCGTCAACATCTTTGCTCTCCCACAATATTCATTTGAGACTGTAACCGAATGCAGTCTCGAAGCGTGCGTCGATTTCGGCGCGCGTCAGTACGTAAGTCTGGGGCCCTTGATGGGCGATCTTGAGCGAGCCCATCAGGCTCGCGAGGCGGCCGGTGGTTGCCCAGTCGAGCCCATGCTCGATGCCGTACAGCAGGCCGCCCCGGAAGGCGTCGCCGCAGCCGGTCGGATCGGCGATACGCTCGGCCGGCACGACCGGAATCTGCTCCGCGCCCTGCTTGTGGCGGATGATCGCGCCGTGCTCGCCACGCGTGATGACGAGGGCGTCGACCCGGCTGGCGATTTCATCTTCGGACCATCCCGTCTTGTCGCTCACCAGCTTGGCCTCGTAGTCGTTGACCGCTACGTAGGTCGCAAGTTCAATGCTGCGGCGCAGCGTCGCACCGTCGAACAGCGGCAGACCCTGGCCCGGATCGAACACGAACGGCACACCGGCCTTGGCGAGCTCTTCCACGTGCTGCACCATCCCGTCGAAGCCGTCCGGGCCGACGATCGCGAGCTTGATGTCCGGTGCGTCACCTGCGTGGTTCAGGTGCGACTGCATCATCGCGCCCGGGTGGAACGCCGCGATCTGGTTGTTGTCGAGATCGGTCGTGATCATCGCCTGCGCGGTGTACGTATCGGGCAGCACGCGAACGTGGTCGCGGCGCAGGCCGAGCTGGTCGAGCCGGTCGAGATACGGCTGCGCATCCAGCGCGCCCATCGTGCCCATGATGCGCGCGTCGCCGCCGAGCAGATGCAGCGCGTACCCGATGTTGCCCGCGCAGCCGCCGAATTCGCGGCGCATCGTCGGCACGAGGAAGCTCAGGTTGATGAGGTGCACCTGGTCGGGCAGGATGTGCTCGCGGAACCGCCCTTCGAAGGTCATGATGGAGTCGTAGGCGATCGAGCCGCAAATCAGCGTAGCCAAGGTGTGCGTTCCTGTAGAAATGAGGGGCCCTGCGCGACAACGCCGCGCGAAGGGCGCGGCGCGGCAGGGGAAAGCGGAAGAAAGCTTACTTCAGCGCGGCGAGCGCTGCATCGTAGTTCGGCTCGTCCTTGATTTCGCCGACGAGTTCCGCGTGGATCACCTTGTCCTGCGCGTCGAGCACGACCACCGCGCGTGCGGTCAGGCCGTTCAGCGGGCCGCTCGTCACGTCGACGCCGTACGCGTTCGCGAACGCGCGGCCGGTGCGGAACGTCGATGCCGTCACGACGTTCGCGAGGCCTTCGGTCGTGCAGAAGCGCGTGGCGGCGAACGGCAGGTCGGCGGACACGACGATCACCACCGTGTTGTCGAGCGACGACGCCGCTTCGTTGAACTTGCGGGTCGACGTCGCGCAGGTCGGCGTGTCGAGGCTCGGCACGATGTTCAGCACCTTGCGCTTGCCGGCGAAGCTGGCGAGCGACAGGTCGGCGAGGTCCTTGCCGACCAGCTTGAAATCGGCGGCTTGCGCGCCGACGGCCGGGAACGTGCCGGCGAGATCGATCGGGTTGCCACCCAGCGTAACTTTGCTCATGTTCGTGCTCCGAAATAGCGCGCCGCTCGGGCGCGCGGGTTGAGACGGGCGCGCATGCGCGCCGCGGCGCGTCACGGATAGAAGATCTGGACGCGGAAATTCGAGGCGGGCGTGCCGTTCGTTTCGAGGCGGACCACCATCGTCTGCGTCGTGCCGGGCGGCAGCCCGGCGTCGATCGGCGTGCCCGGGCGTACGTAATCGCGCGGCGCGAGCACGCGGCGCACGGTGACGTGATTGGTGTCGTCGAGCAGCGTGAGTTCGACCGACGGATACGCGAGCGCGACGCGGTAGCGGTTCGTCAGCGGCACCTTCAGTTCGAGCTCGCGCGGGCCGTCGAGCTGGCGCAGGTCGGTCGCGTCGAGCCGCAGCCCGTCGATCGCGCGCGGCGGCGTGACCGTGCAGCCGAGCGGCGCGCAGGCCTGCCGGAACCAGCCTTGCGTGACGGGCCAGTAGATCATCAGCGTTTCGCGCTGCCACCACGCCAGTTGCGCGGCGAGCAATCCGACCAGCGCGGCCGCGACGAGACCGCCGAAAAAGCCGCCGAGCATCCCGCGTCGCTGCGGCGCGCGCGTTTCGCGCGTGACGGCGAAGTGCGGACGATCGTCGTCGGACAGTGCGGCGGGGAATGGGACGGCCGGTTGGGCGACCGGTTCATGGGCTGCCACTGCGGGCGGGGCCGTGTCGTGTCGGGCGAAGGTGCCGGGTTCCGATGCGGTTTCGGCTTCGGTGACGGCCGGCGCGGGCGTGAACGCAAAGCGCGGTTCGCGCGGCGCGCGTTCGTCGTCCGGCGCGGCGAAGTGCGCGGGGACGACGGGTTCGGCCGGTTCGGCGGCGGTTTCGGTTTCCGACGGAAGGTGGGCGACGAAGCGAGGCTCGCGCGGGTCGCGCTCGACCGGCGCGGGCGAGGGCGCGGCTTCTTCGGTTTCGTGCGGTGCGTGTTGCGCCTGCGGCGAATGCGGTTCCGCCGGTTGCTCGACGGCCGTCGATGAATCGAGTTCGGCCGGAGAGGTCGCGAACGGCGCGGGCGTACCCGACAGATGAACGACGCCGGCTTCCGTGGACGGGAGCGCGAGCGGTATCAGCGGCTCGGTGCGCACGGTCTCGACGCTGTGCTGCAGCGACGGATCGACGCCGGCGTCGAGCCACGGCGCCCACATGTCCCAGCCTTCCGGCTTGTAATCGGTGCCGGTCGGCAATTCGGGCGGCGTGTCGGTGGCGAACAACCGGGCCGGCGCGGCCTGCTGGCGCATGTCGCCGACGTGCGGCGCGGCAGCCGGTTCGGTCAATGCCGGTTCGGGCTGCTGCGCGTACTCGGGAACGAGCGATTCGGCGGCGTTGAAGACTTCGTGGCAATGCCCGCAGCGCACGAGCCCCTGATGCAGCGAGAGCTGTTCCTGCTGCAGCCGGAAGACGGTTTCGCAATGAGGGCAGCGCGTCGCAAGAAGCATGTCGAGCCGGGCGGCCTGCTGGCCAGAGTGAAGGACAGCGCTATTCTAATGGCTTTCGCGGCGGGTTCCGGCAAGGCATACCCAACCTTCGTGTTCGCGCCAGACCGAGATGTCGACGTAGCGCGCATAAACGGCCGCCACTTCGTCCGCCTGACGAGCGAGCACGCCCGACAGCGCGATGCGCCCGCCCGGCTTGACCTTCGACGCGAGCATCGATGCCATCAGCTTCAGCGGATTCGACAGGATGTTCGCGACGACGATGTCGAATTCGCCTTCCGGGCACGCATCGGGCAGCCCGTACGTGACTTCCGCCCGGTTGCGTTCGCTGTTCTGGCGCGCCGATTCGACCGCCTGAGGATCGATGTCGATGCCGATCACGGGGTTCGCCCCGCATTTCTTCGCGAGGATTGCGAGAATGCCCGAGCCGCAGCCGTAGTCGAGCACCGAC
This DNA window, taken from Burkholderia cenocepacia, encodes the following:
- the tpx gene encoding thiol peroxidase, translated to MSKVTLGGNPIDLAGTFPAVGAQAADFKLVGKDLADLSLASFAGKRKVLNIVPSLDTPTCATSTRKFNEAASSLDNTVVIVVSADLPFAATRFCTTEGLANVVTASTFRTGRAFANAYGVDVTSGPLNGLTARAVVVLDAQDKVIHAELVGEIKDEPNYDAALAALK
- a CDS encoding glycine zipper 2TM domain-containing protein; the encoded protein is MLTKKTLTLAAMLTATLTLAGCFTAPGSADVYSVGQAQREQTVRMGTVESVRAVRIQSDGGGSAIGTLGGGALGAVAGSAIGGGKGSILTAIAGGLVGAVAGNAVGENLSTANGVEITVRLDNGDLRSITQAASGEAFRAGERVRLLSSGGVTRVTH
- a CDS encoding carbohydrate kinase family protein, with the protein product MATLICGSIAYDSIMTFEGRFREHILPDQVHLINLSFLVPTMRREFGGCAGNIGYALHLLGGDARIMGTMGALDAQPYLDRLDQLGLRRDHVRVLPDTYTAQAMITTDLDNNQIAAFHPGAMMQSHLNHAGDAPDIKLAIVGPDGFDGMVQHVEELAKAGVPFVFDPGQGLPLFDGATLRRSIELATYVAVNDYEAKLVSDKTGWSEDEIASRVDALVITRGEHGAIIRHKQGAEQIPVVPAERIADPTGCGDAFRGGLLYGIEHGLDWATTGRLASLMGSLKIAHQGPQTYVLTRAEIDARFETAFGYSLK
- a CDS encoding histone H1-like DNA-binding protein, which produces MATAKKKPAAKKVAAKKTVAKKAAAPAKKAAVKKVAAKKVAVKKVAAKKAAPAKKAAAKKVAAKKVATKKVAAKKVAAKKVAVKKVAAKKAAPAKKAAAKKVAAKKVAVKKVAAKKAAPAKKAAAKKAAPAKKAAAKKAAPAKKAAAKKAAPAKKAAPAKKAAAPAKKAAAPKKTVVKKAAPATTASTASVAPASGVKTALNPAAAWPFPTGSRP
- a CDS encoding zinc-ribbon and DUF3426 domain-containing protein; the protein is MLLATRCPHCETVFRLQQEQLSLHQGLVRCGHCHEVFNAAESLVPEYAQQPEPALTEPAAAPHVGDMRQQAAPARLFATDTPPELPTGTDYKPEGWDMWAPWLDAGVDPSLQHSVETVRTEPLIPLALPSTEAGVVHLSGTPAPFATSPAELDSSTAVEQPAEPHSPQAQHAPHETEEAAPSPAPVERDPREPRFVAHLPSETETAAEPAEPVVPAHFAAPDDERAPREPRFAFTPAPAVTEAETASEPGTFARHDTAPPAVAAHEPVAQPAVPFPAALSDDDRPHFAVTRETRAPQRRGMLGGFFGGLVAAALVGLLAAQLAWWQRETLMIYWPVTQGWFRQACAPLGCTVTPPRAIDGLRLDATDLRQLDGPRELELKVPLTNRYRVALAYPSVELTLLDDTNHVTVRRVLAPRDYVRPGTPIDAGLPPGTTQTMVVRLETNGTPASNFRVQIFYP
- a CDS encoding ribonucleoside-diphosphate reductase subunit alpha — encoded protein: MQTTDNATSQYESASSRPLGGTEQGAKALAPQATFADYKVIRRNGSVVSFEPSKIAIAVTKAFLAVNGGQGAASARVREQVEQLTHNVVRALVRSRPNGGTFHIEDIQDQVELALMRGGEHNVARAYVLYREKRHLERQHAGEEAATAGGESATGINVVDNGVTRPLDQNALRALIVSACDGLGAAVNPDPIVAETVKNLYDGVPMSQVYDSAILAARTMIEKDPAYSQVTARILLHTIRREILGEEVVQAEMSTRYAEYFPQFLKRGVDAGLLDDKLLQFDLKRLGEALDANRDLQFGYLGLQTLYDRYFLHVEGTRIEMPQAFFMRVAMGLSLNEIDRETRAIEFYNVLSSFDFMSSTPTLFNSGTHRSQLSSCYLTTVADDLDGIYEALKENALLSKFAGGLGNDWTRVRALGSHIKGTNGKSQGVVPFLKVVNDTAVAVNQGGKRKGAVCAYLESWHLDIEEFLELRKNTGDDRRRTHDMNTANWIPDLFMKRVMEGGDWTLFSPSTCPDLHDKFGADFEKAYTAYEDKVARGEIKLFKKIPAAQLWRKMLGMLFETGHPWITFKDPCNVRSPQQHVGVVHSSNLCTEITLNTSDTEIAVCNLGSVNLVAHLVKQADGSYALDHDKLKRTISVAMRMLDNVIDINYYAVPKARNSNLKHRPVGMGIMGFQDCLHLLRTPYASEAAVEFADRSMEAVCYYAYHASTELAEERGRYSSYRGSLWDRGILPQDTLKLLAEARGGYVEVDTSESLDWTALRARIATHGMRNSNCVAIAPTATISNIIGVSACIEPTFQNLYVKSNLSGEFTVVNEYLVRDLKERGLWDEVMVADLKYFDGMLSRIDRIPADLRAIYATAFEVDPTWLVEAASRRQKWIDQAQSLNIYMGGASGKKLDEVYKLAWLRGLKTTYYLRTMAATHVEKSTVAHGALNAVPTGGAGSGGSSSGGAQGAAGGFGAAGGAASSGAVNAAAALAPVEADGPVCTMRPGDPGFDECEACQ